In a genomic window of Thunnus thynnus chromosome 16, fThuThy2.1, whole genome shotgun sequence:
- the wdr89 gene encoding WD repeat-containing protein 89, translated as MEDLDEKLRGLSIARRSRPEEPTYLLDVALQPAGLLAVSCSNFTVHLHNKDTLNLVGEYRGHSGPLCGVTFARTSPDLLYSGSADGTVRAWDVRRPGTAAVQMFKSDPSHSFCSFDLSCSDTLLCAGTEQVNDEDSFLVFWDARKPGGGLLGVYSESHSDDITQVRFHPRDKDRLASGSTDGLVNVFDLSQGAEEEALLATCNSDSSAGSVCWCGANFTRLLCLSHDEGLHLWDLGQLDTDEPLTIFSSSDARSLTPLADGSGVDYLVAGRWLEEAQKLLVVGGKKSGDLHLMECDDGGLRLLRSLEGGHASTVRCFLWDAVGEALVTGGEDAQLLLWKPGGEELTAGKRESMKSDSALRLKSRPHKKHGYQRSKKAT; from the coding sequence ATGGAGGATTTGGACGAGAAGCTCAGAGGTCTTTCCATCGCCCGGCGGTCTCGTCCGGAGGAGCCCACCTACCTGCTGGACGTCGCCCTGCAGCCGGCCGGCCTGCTGGCGGTGTCCTGCTCCAACTTCACCGTCCACCTGCACAACAAGGACACTCTGAACCTGGTGGGAGAGTATCGGGGCCACAGCGGGCCACTGTGTGGGGTCACTTTTGCCCGCACCTCCCCTGACCTGCTGTACTCTGGGTCTGCTGACGGGACGGTCCGGGCGTGGGACGTCCGCCGTCCCGGGACGGCGGCGGTCCAGATGTTTAAAAGCGATCCGTCCCACAGCTTCTGTAGCTTCGACCTGAGCTGCAGCGACACGCTCCTGTGCGCTGGCACCGAGCAGGTAAACGACGAGGACAGCTTCCTGGTTTTCTGGGACGCCAGGAAGCCGGGCGGCGGTCTTCTCGGGGTGTATTCTGAGTCTCACAgcgatgacatcacacaggtaCGCTTCCACCCTCGGGATAAAGACCGCCTGGCGTCCGGCTCCACAGACGGCCTTGTCAATGTTTTCGATCTCAGCCAGGGAGCGGAGGAGGAGGCGCTGCTGGCCACCTGTAACAGCGACTCCTCCGCCGGCTCGGTCTGCTGGTGCGGAGCCAACTTCACCCGGCTGCTGTGCCTCAGCCACGACGAGGGGCTGCACCTGTGGGATCTGGGCCAGCTGGACACGGACGAGCCGCTGACCATCTTCAGCTCCTCTGACGCCCGCAGCCTGACGCCGCTGGCCGACGGGTCCGGCGTGGATTACCTGGTGGCGGGGAGGTGGCTGGAGGAAGCCCAGAAGCTGCTGGTGGTCGGCGGGAAGAAAAGCGGAGATCTGCACCTGATGGAGTGTGACGACGGGGGGCTCCGCCTACTGAGGAGCCTCGAGGGCGGCCACGCCTCCACGGTGCGCTGCTTCCTGTGGGATGCGGTGGGGGAGGCCCTGGTCACCGGCGGGGAGGACGCTCAGCTGCTGCTATGGAAACCAGGAGGGGAGGAGCTCACGGCGGGGAAAAGGGAGTCGATGAAGAGCGATTCGGCTTTGAGACTCAAATCCAGGCCGCATAAAAAACACGGTTACCAGCGGAGCAAGAAGGCAACGTAA